From the genome of Gracilibacillus salitolerans, one region includes:
- a CDS encoding AEC family transporter, which produces MTEFLVIFKDVILPIFILLAIGFYLHLKFTLDIATLAKLNIYFVVPGFIFVRLYEATFSLQLFAHVLAFFLLLVFLLYLAALFIAKLMRIRGGKRTTFANSVMFFNSGNYGVPVNDLAFRGDPYAMSIQVIVLTLQNIFLFSYGIFSLRAAKDGKWKAALGYFKMPVLYAMLSGVLLNAWNVSVPEPILVSANYIADAMIAFALITLGAQVARLKFKRGLYTVYASIMLRLIGGPIVAFIIISLFQLDGIMAQALFIASAMPTSINSAVIAEEYKSHPDLAAQTVLFSTIASMLTVTGTVYVAQLLF; this is translated from the coding sequence TTGACAGAGTTTCTCGTCATCTTTAAAGATGTAATTCTCCCTATTTTTATTTTGTTAGCGATTGGGTTTTATTTACATCTTAAATTCACATTGGATATAGCGACATTAGCCAAATTAAATATTTATTTTGTTGTGCCAGGTTTTATTTTTGTGAGATTGTATGAAGCGACTTTTAGTCTGCAACTATTCGCGCATGTGTTAGCTTTTTTTCTATTACTAGTATTTTTACTATATTTAGCAGCATTATTCATTGCCAAGTTAATGCGAATTAGAGGTGGAAAGAGGACGACATTTGCTAATAGTGTGATGTTTTTTAATTCAGGTAATTACGGGGTGCCGGTAAATGATTTAGCTTTTCGTGGTGATCCCTATGCTATGTCGATTCAGGTGATAGTGTTAACCTTACAAAATATTTTTCTCTTTTCTTATGGGATTTTTTCTCTAAGAGCAGCTAAAGATGGCAAGTGGAAAGCAGCTTTAGGTTATTTTAAAATGCCAGTGTTATACGCCATGCTTTCAGGAGTCCTGTTAAATGCATGGAATGTTTCGGTTCCTGAACCAATTTTGGTATCAGCTAATTATATTGCTGATGCAATGATAGCGTTTGCGTTGATTACATTGGGTGCACAGGTTGCTCGGTTGAAGTTCAAAAGAGGATTATATACGGTTTATGCCAGTATCATGTTACGTTTAATTGGCGGTCCGATTGTAGCATTTATTATTATTAGTCTTTTTCAACTGGACGGTATAATGGCACAAGCGTTATTTATTGCCTCAGCGATGCCTACTTCCATTAACAGTGCCGTCATTGCAGAAGAATACAAAAGTCACCCAGATTTGGCAGCACAAACAGTATTATTTTCAACCATAGCAAGCATGCTCACCGTCACAGGAACCGTCTATGTTGCTCAACTACTATTTTAG
- a CDS encoding Gfo/Idh/MocA family protein, with protein sequence MTKVRLGIIGLGQQGGAYGNMIKEGRVSNMEIGAICDNDPEKKKRADQEFPGVPFYEDYIDMLNSGDIDAIVTCVPHYLHPEMGIEALERDVHALLEKPAGVYTKQVKEINEFAKTKPNLTYAIMFNQRTNQLYQKVKEIIDNQEIGSIRRTNWIITTWWRPQGYYDAGSWRATWDGEGGGVLVNQAPHQIDLLQWICGMPEKVYTKAQYGYQRDIPVEDDVTTVLDYGNGATGVFITCTHDVMGTDRLEIHGDKGKIVVDDSKKVTIKRLNKPEREMSDTMSMQEVSKLFQGEGPGAIYQEEVLDFESVWGGQHLAVLENFAANILDGTPLIAPGSDGINGVELANAMHLSSWLNKEISLPIDENLYIEELNKRREQEIRLNM encoded by the coding sequence ATGACAAAAGTAAGATTAGGGATTATTGGTTTAGGACAGCAAGGCGGAGCTTATGGGAATATGATCAAAGAGGGTCGTGTAAGCAATATGGAAATTGGAGCAATATGTGATAACGATCCCGAAAAGAAAAAACGTGCAGATCAAGAATTTCCCGGGGTTCCTTTTTATGAAGATTATATCGATATGCTAAATAGTGGAGACATTGATGCAATTGTAACATGTGTGCCACATTATTTACATCCGGAGATGGGGATCGAAGCATTAGAACGCGATGTCCATGCTTTATTAGAAAAGCCTGCAGGTGTGTATACCAAACAAGTAAAAGAAATCAATGAATTCGCCAAAACTAAACCTAATCTAACCTACGCGATTATGTTTAATCAACGAACCAATCAGCTTTATCAAAAAGTAAAAGAAATCATTGATAATCAAGAAATCGGAAGTATAAGAAGAACAAATTGGATTATTACGACTTGGTGGCGTCCCCAAGGTTATTATGATGCGGGGTCCTGGAGAGCGACTTGGGATGGGGAAGGTGGTGGCGTATTAGTAAACCAGGCACCACACCAAATTGATTTACTGCAATGGATCTGCGGCATGCCAGAAAAAGTTTACACTAAAGCACAATATGGCTACCAACGAGATATCCCCGTAGAAGATGATGTCACAACGGTATTGGATTATGGTAATGGAGCTACAGGCGTTTTTATAACCTGTACCCATGATGTAATGGGGACCGATCGATTAGAAATTCATGGTGATAAGGGGAAAATTGTTGTCGATGACAGTAAAAAAGTAACAATTAAACGATTGAATAAGCCAGAAAGAGAAATGAGCGACACGATGTCGATGCAAGAAGTGTCAAAATTGTTCCAAGGAGAAGGACCTGGAGCCATCTATCAAGAGGAAGTCTTAGATTTTGAAAGCGTTTGGGGTGGTCAACACCTTGCAGTATTAGAAAATTTCGCTGCTAATATTTTAGACGGTACTCCATTGATTGCGCCAGGCAGTGATGGGATTAATGGTGTGGAACTAGCAAATGCCATGCACTTATCAAGCTGGTTAAATAAAGAAATATCCCTGCCAATTGATGAAAATCTGTATATAGAAGAATTGAACAAACGAAGAGAACAAGAAATCAGATTAAATATGTAA
- a CDS encoding Gfo/Idh/MocA family protein codes for MLRVGIIGLGDISKVHVAAINDISHAELVAVCDIDSSLQSSVKGVPFYTDYQVMLEEVVLDCVHICLPHHLHYPATKAAVENGVHVMLEKPLAHNLADSRAIVELEEKHPEVKICVSLQNRLNETVEELASLVSQGKYGEVTGLKGIVTWHRPKSYYDAKPWRGSMETAGGGVMINQSIHTLDLLQWFGGKITSIRGSIDRLLDYGYDVEDTATAHIKYQNGATGLFFATISNAQNSSVEFQVVLEKAKLTIKDSILTVAMENGEKVKLVEDRKLPGSKFYYGASHSKLIDQFYQEIMNDSNHYIHAKDAQVSMEMIHLIRESSEAKHTMNMELYQDHI; via the coding sequence GTGCTACGAGTCGGAATAATAGGTCTTGGTGATATTTCAAAGGTTCATGTAGCTGCGATTAACGACATTTCACATGCAGAATTAGTAGCAGTTTGTGATATCGATTCATCACTGCAAAGTAGTGTTAAAGGAGTGCCGTTTTACACAGATTATCAGGTAATGTTAGAGGAAGTGGTTCTTGATTGTGTTCACATTTGCTTGCCACACCATTTACATTACCCAGCAACAAAAGCAGCAGTAGAAAATGGTGTTCACGTTATGTTAGAGAAACCACTTGCACATAATTTAGCAGATAGCCGTGCAATTGTGGAACTTGAAGAAAAACACCCTGAAGTGAAAATTTGTGTTAGTTTACAAAACCGACTAAATGAAACAGTAGAAGAATTAGCATCGCTAGTTTCACAAGGTAAATATGGGGAAGTGACAGGGCTTAAAGGAATTGTCACATGGCATCGTCCTAAATCGTATTATGATGCAAAGCCATGGCGTGGTTCGATGGAGACAGCCGGTGGTGGCGTCATGATTAATCAATCGATTCATACGTTAGATCTTTTACAATGGTTTGGTGGTAAGATTACTAGTATTCGTGGTTCTATCGATCGTTTACTAGATTACGGCTATGATGTCGAGGATACAGCAACCGCTCATATAAAATATCAAAATGGAGCAACTGGTCTCTTTTTTGCTACTATTTCCAATGCGCAGAACTCTTCGGTGGAATTTCAAGTTGTCTTAGAAAAAGCAAAATTAACGATAAAAGACAGCATTTTAACCGTTGCTATGGAAAATGGAGAGAAAGTGAAACTGGTAGAAGATCGGAAATTACCAGGATCGAAATTTTATTATGGAGCAAGTCATTCGAAATTAATTGATCAATTTTATCAGGAAATTATGAATGACAGTAATCATTATATTCATGCGAAAGATGCGCAAGTTTCAATGGAAATGATCCATTTAATACGTGAATCATCAGAAGCGAAACATACGATGAATATGGAGCTTTACCAGGATCATATCTAA
- the larE gene encoding ATP-dependent sacrificial sulfur transferase LarE produces MIEQKHQKLVSILQEMKKVVVAFSGGVDSTFLLKVAVDTLGVDNVLAVTADSETYPTSELEEAKQLAEHIGARHQVIETSELAIPGYTENDKNRCYFCKNSLFDHLVPIMKEKGFQNIVYGVIADDMSEYRPGMRAAKEQGVRGPLQEADLYKEEIRDLSKEMDLPTWDKPSFACLSSRIAYGETITKAKLTKVDKSEAFLKTIGLRQVRVRTHEDIARIEVEPQDMQKLLANHQRVTEKLQSYGYKFVTMDLVGYKSGSMNRALS; encoded by the coding sequence GTGATAGAACAAAAACATCAAAAGTTAGTTTCTATTCTCCAGGAAATGAAGAAAGTAGTTGTCGCTTTTTCAGGTGGGGTGGACAGTACCTTTTTATTAAAAGTAGCTGTGGATACATTAGGTGTCGATAACGTACTGGCGGTTACAGCTGACTCGGAAACCTATCCGACAAGTGAGCTAGAAGAAGCCAAACAATTAGCCGAGCATATTGGTGCTAGACATCAAGTGATCGAAACGAGTGAACTAGCCATTCCCGGTTATACAGAAAACGATAAAAACCGTTGCTATTTCTGTAAAAATAGCTTATTTGACCATCTCGTACCGATTATGAAGGAAAAAGGATTCCAAAACATCGTCTATGGTGTGATTGCCGATGATATGAGCGAGTATCGTCCTGGTATGAGAGCGGCAAAAGAGCAAGGGGTACGTGGGCCATTACAAGAAGCTGATTTATATAAAGAAGAAATTCGTGATTTATCGAAAGAAATGGACTTGCCGACTTGGGATAAGCCATCTTTTGCATGTCTATCCTCAAGAATTGCCTATGGTGAAACGATAACGAAGGCAAAGCTCACCAAAGTAGATAAATCGGAAGCTTTTTTGAAAACAATTGGTCTTCGTCAAGTGAGAGTTCGTACGCATGAAGACATTGCAAGAATTGAAGTAGAGCCACAAGACATGCAAAAATTATTAGCGAATCATCAGCGAGTAACGGAAAAATTGCAAAGTTATGGCTATAAATTTGTTACAATGGATTTAGTAGGATATAAAAGCGGTAGTATGAACCGTGCCCTATCATAG
- a CDS encoding carbohydrate ABC transporter permease: protein MKKNKTRKTFLYHGFIWLLGFIMIYPILWTIASSLKPESEIFRNAASLIPSEWMWENFARGWEGFGNLSFSTFFINSTFVTTMVVIGTLFSSTLVAFGFARINFRFRTALFVCMIVTLMLPQQVTLIPQYILFHNLGWVNTYLPLIVPSFIGGIPFFIFLMIQFIRGIPRELDEAAYMDGASTFQIFWRIILPLTTPALATVAIFSFYWTWDDFMTPLVYLNDTELYTVALGLQMFSDPSSLSAWGPMFAMSVASIVPQLLVFLFFQKYLVEGITAGSVKG, encoded by the coding sequence GTGAAGAAAAACAAGACACGCAAAACTTTTCTTTATCATGGTTTTATATGGCTGTTAGGCTTTATCATGATTTATCCGATTTTATGGACTATTGCAAGTTCCTTAAAGCCAGAATCAGAAATATTTAGAAATGCTGCTTCTCTTATTCCTTCCGAATGGATGTGGGAGAACTTTGCAAGAGGTTGGGAAGGATTTGGTAACTTATCGTTTTCTACCTTTTTTATTAACTCTACCTTTGTAACCACAATGGTTGTTATTGGAACATTGTTTTCTTCTACTTTAGTAGCCTTTGGTTTCGCTCGAATCAATTTTCGCTTTCGAACCGCATTGTTTGTTTGTATGATTGTAACATTGATGTTACCGCAACAAGTCACCTTGATACCTCAGTATATTTTGTTTCATAATTTGGGCTGGGTAAACACTTATTTGCCGTTGATTGTTCCATCATTTATTGGTGGAATACCGTTCTTTATTTTCTTGATGATTCAATTTATTCGTGGTATTCCACGTGAGCTGGATGAGGCGGCATATATGGACGGTGCCAGTACCTTTCAAATTTTTTGGCGAATTATACTACCACTAACAACGCCTGCATTAGCTACGGTGGCCATCTTTTCTTTCTATTGGACGTGGGATGACTTCATGACTCCGTTAGTTTATTTAAATGATACAGAATTATATACGGTCGCTCTCGGCTTGCAAATGTTCTCAGATCCATCTTCTTTGTCTGCATGGGGACCAATGTTTGCAATGTCTGTTGCATCTATTGTGCCTCAATTATTAGTCTTTTTATTTTTTCAAAAGTATCTGGTAGAAGGGATTACAGCGGGGAGTGTTAAAGGGTGA
- a CDS encoding nickel pincer cofactor-dependent isomerase, group 22, whose amino-acid sequence MGILHELVQDIPIPKMMKVKQYFNNQQIDDLGSVLNQRLNQKGIENQIKPGMEVAVAVGSRGLDRLVETTKVTIDFLKEHGAKPFIVPCMGSHGGATGPGQKAVLEHLGVKEDVVGAEIRSSMEVIKIDELENGLPIYIDKLASEADGIVVINRVKPHTAFRGPVESGIMKMISIGLGKQKGAEACHQLGFKHMAEHVPAMAKIIIDKMPILFTVATVENAFDKVERLEVLLPEEIEEQEPELQKLAKKSLPKLFFEQIDVLVIDEIGKNISGDGMDPNITGRYPTPYAYGGPDVSKMVVLDLTEETEGNANGVGTADFTTQKLVDQMNREATYANGLTSTVVGPTHISTAMPDEKTAIQAAIKTCNILDFTKARVVRIKNTLEIGEIEVSENMLEDVEKHESLEKMSNLYNFEFDQEGNLK is encoded by the coding sequence ATGGGGATTTTACATGAATTAGTGCAAGATATTCCGATTCCTAAAATGATGAAAGTGAAACAATACTTTAATAATCAACAAATTGATGACTTAGGGTCAGTGTTGAATCAGCGATTAAATCAAAAAGGAATAGAGAATCAAATCAAACCAGGGATGGAAGTGGCAGTTGCAGTTGGCAGTCGTGGCCTTGACCGTCTTGTTGAGACAACGAAAGTAACCATAGATTTTCTTAAAGAACATGGAGCTAAACCATTTATCGTTCCGTGTATGGGTAGTCATGGTGGTGCCACAGGTCCAGGTCAAAAAGCGGTACTTGAGCACCTTGGAGTCAAAGAAGATGTAGTTGGAGCAGAAATACGTTCTTCGATGGAAGTTATTAAAATTGATGAATTAGAAAATGGCTTACCAATTTACATTGATAAGCTAGCTTCAGAAGCAGATGGCATTGTTGTCATTAATCGTGTAAAACCACATACTGCATTCCGTGGTCCTGTTGAAAGTGGCATTATGAAGATGATTAGTATTGGTTTAGGAAAGCAAAAAGGTGCAGAAGCTTGTCATCAATTAGGTTTTAAACATATGGCAGAGCATGTACCAGCCATGGCAAAAATTATTATCGATAAAATGCCTATTCTTTTTACGGTAGCGACGGTAGAGAATGCGTTTGATAAAGTCGAAAGATTGGAAGTATTATTACCGGAAGAAATTGAAGAACAAGAACCAGAGCTACAAAAGCTTGCCAAAAAATCGTTACCGAAGCTTTTCTTTGAACAGATTGATGTACTGGTGATCGATGAAATTGGTAAAAACATCAGTGGGGATGGAATGGATCCGAATATCACTGGACGCTATCCAACTCCGTATGCCTATGGTGGCCCGGATGTATCTAAAATGGTGGTATTAGATCTAACCGAAGAAACAGAGGGCAATGCCAATGGTGTCGGTACAGCAGATTTTACTACACAAAAGCTGGTAGACCAAATGAATCGTGAAGCAACCTATGCTAATGGTTTAACCTCTACAGTTGTAGGTCCAACACATATATCGACAGCAATGCCTGACGAAAAAACAGCGATTCAAGCTGCAATAAAAACATGTAATATCTTGGATTTTACCAAAGCCAGAGTGGTTCGAATTAAAAACACGTTGGAAATTGGTGAAATAGAAGTGTCGGAAAATATGCTTGAAGATGTAGAAAAACATGAAAGTCTTGAGAAAATGTCAAACTTATATAATTTCGAATTTGATCAAGAAGGAAATCTAAAATAA
- a CDS encoding Gfo/Idh/MocA family protein, giving the protein MSNGDGMNYAPKGKPNPVVKEGEFVFAAAGLDHGHIFGQCNGLLEAGATLKWVYDPDQQKVDNFLKKFPQAKQAESLEQVLDDQEVKLVAAAAIPSERSALGNRVMRAGKDYFTDKTPFTTLEQLEETKKVVEETGQKYMVYYSERLHVESAVFAGQLIEQGAIGRVIQVTGFGPHRLNAPSRPDWFFEKEKYGGILCDIGSHQIEQFLFYAECEDAEVLHSKIGNYDNPDYPELDDYGDATLRGDNGATQFFRVDWFTPDGLSNWGDGRMFIVGTEGTIEIRKYVDLATNKGGNQLYLVNQEEEKHFDLNGKVGFPFFGELIKDCIHRTENAMTQKHAFKAAELCLQAQAKAIDVTK; this is encoded by the coding sequence ATGAGTAATGGAGATGGTATGAATTATGCACCAAAGGGTAAACCAAATCCGGTTGTCAAAGAAGGAGAATTTGTCTTTGCAGCAGCTGGATTAGATCATGGTCATATCTTTGGTCAATGTAATGGATTATTGGAAGCGGGTGCCACTTTAAAGTGGGTCTATGATCCAGATCAACAAAAAGTGGATAACTTTCTAAAAAAATTTCCACAGGCTAAACAGGCAGAGTCTTTAGAACAAGTGTTGGACGATCAAGAAGTGAAACTTGTTGCAGCTGCGGCGATTCCATCTGAGCGAAGTGCATTAGGAAATCGAGTTATGCGAGCGGGGAAAGATTACTTCACAGACAAGACACCATTCACAACACTCGAACAATTAGAAGAAACAAAGAAGGTAGTAGAAGAAACAGGACAAAAATATATGGTGTATTATAGTGAACGCCTACACGTAGAAAGTGCAGTTTTTGCTGGGCAATTAATTGAACAAGGTGCGATAGGCAGAGTTATTCAAGTAACAGGATTTGGTCCGCATCGCCTGAATGCGCCAAGTAGACCGGATTGGTTTTTTGAGAAAGAAAAATATGGCGGTATATTGTGTGATATTGGAAGTCACCAAATCGAGCAATTTTTATTTTACGCTGAGTGTGAAGATGCAGAAGTTTTACACAGTAAAATCGGAAATTATGATAACCCAGACTATCCTGAACTGGATGATTACGGTGATGCGACATTACGAGGAGATAATGGGGCAACGCAATTTTTCCGTGTCGATTGGTTTACACCAGACGGTTTGAGCAATTGGGGAGATGGCAGGATGTTTATTGTTGGAACGGAAGGAACAATAGAGATCCGTAAATATGTTGATTTAGCGACAAATAAAGGTGGGAATCAGCTTTATCTTGTCAATCAAGAAGAGGAAAAACATTTTGATCTGAACGGAAAAGTAGGCTTCCCGTTCTTTGGTGAACTGATTAAAGATTGTATCCATCGTACCGAGAATGCGATGACACAAAAACACGCATTTAAAGCAGCTGAACTGTGCCTACAAGCACAAGCGAAAGCAATAGACGTTACAAAATGA
- a CDS encoding ABC transporter substrate-binding protein — MQKKWSRLLLFVLLISFVSIVAACSSSESDESDSDADQEDNATEGTDSEEAEGDSDAEVELRILWWGSQDRHDRTLEAIDMYMEENPHVEISPEFTGWDGYWEKMATQAAGGNMPDIVQMDYAYLTEYVGRDLLVDLNPFVEDGTLDLSDVDDIYIDGGRDDGGLFAVNLGANVHGAVYDKELFDEAGVPEPEPGYTYEDLKSFAIELSENLDGAYGIHPFAGVNNLRHYLRQNGVSLFNEEGTALGYEDDQLLIDYLQLTVDMLASGAAAPADVFMDAGSNVEQQPIVNGETAMLLDIYSNQIVAIESAAGRSLELSLSPVLEGGENGHFLKPSQFFSVTTHSEEQEEAAKFISYITNNLEVNEVLNAERGVPIATAVRDHLRDLQDEVGVKMFDFVELAQDYSKPIDPPEPEGATEILSLYENEVEHPIYYGQTTPEEAAVNFREKASEILAKNE; from the coding sequence ATGCAAAAGAAATGGAGTAGGTTACTTTTGTTCGTGTTGTTGATATCTTTCGTAAGCATCGTAGCAGCCTGCAGTTCGAGTGAATCAGATGAAAGTGATAGTGATGCAGATCAGGAGGATAATGCAACGGAAGGCACTGATTCAGAAGAAGCAGAGGGTGATTCTGATGCAGAAGTCGAATTACGTATTTTATGGTGGGGATCACAAGACAGACATGATCGTACTTTAGAAGCGATAGATATGTACATGGAAGAAAATCCACATGTGGAGATTTCACCAGAATTTACCGGGTGGGACGGTTATTGGGAGAAGATGGCGACGCAAGCAGCTGGAGGAAACATGCCTGATATTGTTCAAATGGATTATGCCTATTTAACAGAGTATGTGGGCAGGGATTTATTAGTTGATTTGAATCCTTTCGTTGAGGATGGCACATTAGACTTAAGTGATGTGGATGATATTTATATTGATGGCGGCAGAGATGATGGTGGGTTATTCGCAGTTAATTTAGGTGCTAATGTTCACGGTGCTGTCTATGATAAAGAACTTTTCGATGAAGCAGGTGTACCTGAACCGGAACCAGGTTACACATATGAGGATTTAAAAAGCTTTGCAATTGAATTATCGGAAAATCTCGATGGTGCTTATGGAATACATCCATTTGCAGGAGTCAATAACCTTAGACACTATTTACGACAAAATGGTGTGTCCTTATTTAATGAAGAGGGTACGGCATTAGGTTATGAAGATGATCAATTATTAATCGATTACTTGCAATTGACAGTTGATATGCTGGCATCAGGAGCAGCGGCACCAGCAGATGTGTTTATGGATGCCGGATCAAATGTAGAACAACAGCCAATTGTAAATGGTGAAACAGCTATGTTACTGGATATTTATAGTAACCAAATCGTTGCAATAGAATCTGCTGCAGGACGTTCTTTAGAATTAAGCCTTAGTCCTGTTTTAGAAGGTGGAGAAAACGGTCATTTCTTGAAACCAAGCCAATTCTTCTCTGTAACAACCCATTCGGAAGAACAAGAAGAAGCAGCGAAGTTCATTAGCTATATAACTAATAACTTAGAAGTAAACGAAGTTTTAAATGCTGAACGCGGTGTGCCAATTGCTACGGCAGTTCGTGATCATTTACGAGATTTACAAGATGAAGTCGGTGTGAAAATGTTTGATTTTGTAGAGTTGGCACAAGACTACTCCAAGCCAATTGATCCGCCCGAACCGGAAGGAGCTACAGAAATTCTGTCATTGTATGAAAACGAAGTAGAGCATCCGATTTATTACGGTCAAACGACACCAGAAGAAGCAGCAGTTAATTTTAGAGAAAAAGCCAGTGAAATTCTAGCGAAAAACGAATAA
- a CDS encoding glucose 1-dehydrogenase has protein sequence MSKLFDLTGKVAVALGGNSTLGGSMAKGLAEHGAKVAIVGRNLETAEEVVKEIQNDGGEAKAFQADVSDLSTVETVAKEIEEWSGGWDILLNAPGMNSTTPYLELSTEEWDKIMDVNLKGVVFATQIFAKRMIEQQRGGSIINISSVSSTTPLSKVFTYSASKAAINSVTQYLAREFAPHNIRVNAIIPGFFPAEQNRKILSEDRVNSIMNHTPMNRFGEPEELQGATIYLASDKASGFVTGELLRVDGGYGSMTI, from the coding sequence ATGAGTAAATTATTTGATTTAACAGGAAAAGTAGCTGTAGCACTTGGAGGGAATAGTACTTTAGGTGGTTCGATGGCCAAGGGCTTGGCTGAGCATGGAGCGAAAGTTGCCATTGTTGGACGCAACCTAGAAACAGCTGAAGAGGTTGTGAAAGAAATCCAAAATGATGGTGGCGAAGCAAAAGCTTTTCAGGCAGATGTAAGTGATCTTTCAACCGTAGAAACTGTAGCAAAAGAGATTGAAGAATGGTCAGGAGGATGGGATATCCTCTTAAACGCACCAGGAATGAATAGTACCACTCCATACTTAGAGCTTTCAACAGAAGAATGGGATAAAATTATGGATGTTAATTTAAAAGGAGTTGTATTTGCCACGCAAATTTTTGCAAAAAGAATGATAGAGCAGCAACGTGGAGGCAGCATTATTAACATATCTTCTGTTTCATCTACAACACCACTTTCTAAAGTGTTCACTTATTCTGCTTCTAAAGCTGCGATCAACAGTGTGACACAATATTTAGCACGTGAATTTGCTCCACACAATATTCGTGTAAATGCAATTATTCCTGGGTTCTTCCCGGCAGAACAAAACCGTAAAATCCTAAGCGAAGACCGTGTTAACTCAATCATGAATCATACACCAATGAACCGTTTTGGTGAACCGGAAGAATTACAAGGTGCAACGATTTACCTGGCATCTGATAAAGCAAGCGGTTTTGTCACTGGTGAATTACTGCGAGTTGATGGTGGTTATGGAAGTATGACGATATAA
- a CDS encoding carbohydrate ABC transporter permease, giving the protein MRANEINQTNGKKLRKLRSQTSIDVIGFSFISPWLIGFLGFIVGPMLASLYFSFTDYDLLSTPTWIGLDNYINMFTNDGRFIQALKVTFIFVFGSVPLKLAFALFVAMLFNTKRKGVGLYRTMYYVPSILGGSVAIAVVWRQLFGRDGAMNDVFAFFGIEGTSWVTHPDFALSTLIILVVWQFGSPMLIFLAGLKAIPYELYEAAAVDGASPFLQFIKITLPMLSPVIFFNLVMQTIQGFMAFTQSFLITNGGPMDKTLFYAVYLYEKAFAHFDMGYASALAWILLIICAVFTALIFKTAKSWVYYESEGGN; this is encoded by the coding sequence ATGAGGGCGAATGAGATTAATCAAACCAATGGTAAAAAGCTGAGAAAATTAAGGTCACAAACATCCATTGATGTGATCGGCTTTTCGTTTATATCTCCTTGGTTAATCGGCTTTCTTGGTTTTATTGTCGGTCCGATGCTTGCGTCTTTATATTTCTCGTTTACCGACTATGATTTATTATCAACTCCTACATGGATTGGCTTAGACAATTATATTAACATGTTCACCAACGATGGACGTTTCATCCAAGCGTTAAAAGTTACCTTTATCTTTGTGTTTGGTTCTGTACCATTGAAATTGGCTTTTGCTTTATTTGTTGCGATGTTATTTAATACGAAAAGAAAAGGTGTAGGCCTTTATCGAACGATGTATTATGTTCCTTCCATACTCGGTGGCAGCGTGGCAATTGCTGTGGTATGGAGACAGTTATTTGGAAGAGACGGTGCAATGAATGATGTTTTCGCTTTTTTTGGAATCGAAGGTACTAGTTGGGTAACGCATCCAGACTTCGCGTTATCGACTTTGATTATATTAGTTGTTTGGCAGTTTGGTTCGCCGATGCTGATATTTTTAGCAGGTTTGAAGGCGATTCCATATGAATTGTACGAAGCAGCTGCTGTTGATGGCGCGAGTCCTTTTTTACAGTTTATTAAGATTACGTTGCCAATGCTTTCACCCGTTATTTTCTTTAATCTTGTGATGCAAACCATTCAAGGGTTTATGGCATTTACGCAAAGCTTCCTGATCACAAACGGTGGACCAATGGATAAAACGTTATTTTATGCGGTCTATTTATATGAAAAGGCATTTGCTCACTTTGACATGGGATATGCCTCTGCACTGGCTTGGATTTTACTAATTATTTGTGCAGTGTTTACAGCACTTATTTTTAAAACAGCGAAAAGCTGGGTTTATTACGAGTCGGAAGGAGGTAACTAA